A section of the Pan paniscus chromosome 11, NHGRI_mPanPan1-v2.0_pri, whole genome shotgun sequence genome encodes:
- the LOC100976457 gene encoding uncharacterized protein LOC100976457, which produces MNTYFWFIYFIISFHYFISFHFLISSFPFILSFHHFIISSHFLISSFRLISSFHHFVSSFHHLIILSFHFILSFHFIISSQHFISFHHFTSSHHFIISFHFILSFHFISTFHFISLHLIISSHDFISSHRLISSHHFIFSSHHFISSFHFISSFHLISFHKFIISSHFISLHFIVSFHFIISFHHFISTFHFFISLHLISSFHLTISSHFISSFHFIFSSHHFIISSHFIISFHLFHHFIISLFDFMSSFHIISSFHSIISSFHFIISLHHFISSFHRFISSFHHFISSFHPSISLFHFIISSHCCISSFHHFTISLHLIISSSHDFISSHHFISFHLFMSSFHFIISSHCCISSFHHFTISLHLIISSSHDFISSHHFISFHLFISSFHFIISFHFIFSSPHFI; this is translated from the coding sequence atgaatacgtATTTTTGGTTCatctatttcatcatttcatttcattatttcatttcatttcatttcctcatttcatcatttcctttcatcctttcatttcatcatttcatcatttcatctcatttcctcatttcatcatttcgcctcatttcctcatttcatcatttcgtttcatcatttcatcatctcatcattttatcatttcatttcattctttcatttcatttcatcatttcatctcaacatttcatttcatttcatcatttcacttcatctcatcatttcatcatttcatttcatttcattctttcatttcatttcatctcaacatttcatttcatttcacttcatctcatcatttcatctcatgatttcatttcatctcatcgtttgatttcatctcatcatttcatcttttcatcacatcatttcatttcatcatttcatttcatttcatcttttcatctcatttcatttcataaattcatcatttcatctcatttcatttcacttcatttcattgtttcatttcatttcatcatttcatttcatcacttcatctcaacatttcatttcttcatttcacttcatctcatttcatcatttcatctcacgatttcatctcatttcatctcatcatttcatttcatcttttcatctcatcatttcatcatttcatctcatttcatcatttcatttcatttatttcatcatttcatcatttcattatttgacttcatgtcatcatttcatatcatttcatcatttcattccatcatttcatcatttcacttcatcatttcacttcatcatttcatttcctcatttcatcgtttcatttcatcctttcatcatttcatctcatcatttcatccttccatttcattatttcatttcatcatttcttctcattGTTGCATTTcgtcatttcatcatttcaccatttcccttcatctcatcatttcatcatctcatgatttcatttcatctcatcatttcatctcatttcatcttttcatgtcatcatttcatttcatcatttcttctcattGTTGCATTTcgtcatttcatcatttcaccatttcccttcatctcatcatttcatcatctcatgatttcatttcatctcatcatttcatctcatttcatcttttcatctcatcatttcatttcatcatttcatttcatttcatcttttcatctcctcatttcatttga